In Cytophagia bacterium CHB2, the genomic window TAGTAAACATTTTTCTGGCCACCATGTTTCTGTCATTTGAAAAATTCTAATGAGCAATTCTGATAGATGAAGGAGAGCAACCATGTCAAAACTCATCATTCGCGGCGGTGAAATACTCACCGGCTCCGATCGCTATCGCGCCGACGTTTATTGCGAAGACGGTGTGATTCGCGCGATTGGCGATAAACTTGATGTGCCCAGCGGTGCCGAAGTCGTTGATGCGGGCAATCAACTCGTTATGCCCGGCGGGCTCGATCCGCATGTGCATATGGCGCTCTCGTTCATGGGCACGGTGAGCGCGGATGATTTCGAATCCGGCATGATCGCCGGCCTTTGCGGCGGCGTGACTTCGATCATCGACTTTTGCATTCCCAATCCCAATCAATCGCTGCTCGACGCGCTCAAAGATTGGGATGAGAAGGCGAAGGTCGCGGTCGCGGATTATTCCTATCACATGGCCATCACGTGGTGGAGCGAGCAAGTCTCGAAGGAGATGGAAATCGTCGCGCGTGATCGCGGCATTACCAGCTTCAAACATTTCATGGCCTACAAAGGCGCGTTAATGCTGAATGACGATCAAATCTATCACAGCTTTTCGCGCATCAAAGAGTTGAATGGCATTGCCACAATCCATGCGGAGAATGGCGACGTTGTGTGGAACTTGCAGCGCAAGCTACTCGCTGAAGGTAAAATTGGACCGCAGTATCACGCCGTCTCGCGCCCGCCCGAGGTCGAAGGTGAGGCCACGAATCGCATTATTCGCATGGCAGAGATTGTGGGCATTCCGGTTTATATTGTGCACATGTCGTGCAAAGCCGCACTCGATGCGGTGATTGCCGCGCGTTTGCGCGGGCAGCGCCACGTGTTCGCCGAGTCTTTGATCAATCATCTTTTGCTCGATGACAGTGTGTATCAAAAACCGAACTTCGAGGCCGCGGCGTATGTGATGAGTCCGCCGTTTCGACCGAAGGGCAATCCCGAGGCGCTATGGGATGGCATCAAAGCCGGCATGATTCAAACCACCGGGACGGATCATTGCGCGTTCACGATGGCGCAGAAAGCTATGGGCAAAGACAATTTCACGATGATTCCCAACGGTTGCGCGGCAATTGAAGATCGCATGAGTCTGTTGTGGCATCACGGTGTGAGCGCGGGGCACATCAGTGAACACGAATTTGTGAATCTCTTCACGACGAATGCGTGCCGTATTTTTGGCATGTACCCGCGCAAAGGCGCAATTGCCATTGGTTCCGATGCCGATATTGTTGTATTCGACACGAAGAAGTCGCGCACGATCAGCGCGAAGACGCAGCATCACAAAATTGATCGCAGTATTTTCGAAGGTTTTCAAGTGACCGGCGTTCCGACGCATGTGGTTGCAAACGGCATACTGGTTTACAAAGACGGCGACCTGCGCGCAGAAAGAGGCGCGGGGCGTTTTATCCCGCGCAAGAGATTTAGCGAGAGTATGTGATCGAAAACAAAAGCATCAACCGTGAAGAACGCAAAGCTCGCGAAATACTCACAATGAGAGCTTTTAGAGGGCTTTGCGCGTTTCGCATCTTTGCGGTGAGATTTTTTAACATTCGAATGATGACAAACGCAAGGTTCCCATGGCCATTCAACCGACCCCTCTCAATCCCGAGCAACTCGAAAGGAATTTTGCTGACATCGCGCCGGCATTGAGCCGTAACGAAGCGCTGCTCGAAGCCTCGCGTTGTTTGTTTTGTTACGATGCGCCCTGCACGCGCGCCTGTCCCACGCACATCGACGTGCCGAAATTCATTCGCCAGATTTTAGATCGCAACCCGCTTGGGGCCGCGCGCACGATTTTTTCCGCGAATATTTTGGGCGGAGCGTGTGCGCGCGCATGCCCGACGGAAGTCTTGTGCGAAGGAGATTGCGTGTTGCATGGTTTGAATGAGAAACCCATTCAAATTGGATTGCTGCAACGTTTTGCCACCGATCACGCGATGGCGAAAGGCGTGCAGTTCTTTGAACGCGGCGCCGACACCGGAAAAAGGGTCGCCGTGATCGGCGCGGGCCCGGCTGGCCTCGCGTGCGCGCATGAATTGGCGAAACACGGCGTCGAGGCTGTGATCTTCGAGGCGAAAGAAATTGCCGGCGGACTCAACGCTTATGGCATTGCCGCGTATAAAATGACGACAGATTTCGCTCTCGCGGAAGTGGAATACGTGAAGCAAATCGGCATCGACATCCGCACCAACACGCCAATCGGAGCAAATTTGCCTGTGACGAAACTGCTCGCCGATTACGATGCCGTTTTTCTTGGGGTGGGATTGGGCAAAACCGCGGCCCTGAGGATTCCCGGTGAAGAAATGGAGGGCGTATACGAGGCGTTGGATTTCATCATGCCCACACGCCTGCAGAAAATGCAGGAATGTGTCGTTGGAGAAAATGTGCTCGTCATCGGCGCGGGCAACACCGCGATTGATGTTGCCACGGCCGCGCGGCGGCTCGGCCGTCCCGGCCAGTTTGGTCCACCGCAGCGAAAACCAATACCGGAACAACGGCTATTGGCGCAACGCCTGCGATGCGTGGGTGGATGCGCTGGCCGGGGCGGGCT contains:
- the hydA gene encoding dihydropyrimidinase — protein: MSKLIIRGGEILTGSDRYRADVYCEDGVIRAIGDKLDVPSGAEVVDAGNQLVMPGGLDPHVHMALSFMGTVSADDFESGMIAGLCGGVTSIIDFCIPNPNQSLLDALKDWDEKAKVAVADYSYHMAITWWSEQVSKEMEIVARDRGITSFKHFMAYKGALMLNDDQIYHSFSRIKELNGIATIHAENGDVVWNLQRKLLAEGKIGPQYHAVSRPPEVEGEATNRIIRMAEIVGIPVYIVHMSCKAALDAVIAARLRGQRHVFAESLINHLLLDDSVYQKPNFEAAAYVMSPPFRPKGNPEALWDGIKAGMIQTTGTDHCAFTMAQKAMGKDNFTMIPNGCAAIEDRMSLLWHHGVSAGHISEHEFVNLFTTNACRIFGMYPRKGAIAIGSDADIVVFDTKKSRTISAKTQHHKIDRSIFEGFQVTGVPTHVVANGILVYKDGDLRAERGAGRFIPRKRFSESM
- a CDS encoding FAD-binding protein, which produces MAIQPTPLNPEQLERNFADIAPALSRNEALLEASRCLFCYDAPCTRACPTHIDVPKFIRQILDRNPLGAARTIFSANILGGACARACPTEVLCEGDCVLHGLNEKPIQIGLLQRFATDHAMAKGVQFFERGADTGKRVAVIGAGPAGLACAHELAKHGVEAVIFEAKEIAGGLNAYGIAAYKMTTDFALAEVEYVKQIGIDIRTNTPIGANLPVTKLLADYDAVFLGVGLGKTAALRIPGEEMEGVYEALDFIMPTRLQKMQECVVGENVLVIGAGNTAIDVATAARRLGRPGQFGPPQRKPIPEQRLLAQRLRCVGGCAGRGGL